The following coding sequences lie in one Pseudoalteromonas sp. Scap06 genomic window:
- the rplQ gene encoding 50S ribosomal protein L17, translating to MRHRKSGRQLNRNSSHRKAMFSNMAGSLVKHEIIKTTLPKAKELRRVIEPLITLAKTDSVANRRLAFARTRDNEVVGKLFSEIGPRNADRPGGYTRILKCGFRAGDNAPMAYIELVGRPAASEEVQEDAQSAE from the coding sequence ATGCGCCATCGTAAGAGTGGTCGTCAATTAAACCGTAACAGTAGCCATCGTAAAGCGATGTTCAGCAATATGGCAGGTTCTTTGGTGAAACATGAAATCATCAAAACTACTTTGCCTAAAGCGAAAGAGTTACGCCGTGTAATTGAACCTTTAATCACACTGGCTAAGACTGACAGTGTAGCAAATCGCCGTTTAGCGTTTGCTCGCACGCGTGATAATGAAGTAGTTGGTAAGTTATTCAGTGAAATCGGTCCTCGTAATGCGGATCGTCCAGGTGGTTACACTCGTATTCTTAAGTGTGGCTTCCGTGCTGGTGATAATGCACCAATGGCTTATATTGAACTAGTTGGTCGCCCAGCGGCGAGCGAAGAAGTTCAAGAAGACGCGCAGTCTGCAGAGTAA
- the rpoA gene encoding DNA-directed RNA polymerase subunit alpha yields MQGSVTEFLKPRLVDIDAINPTRSKVVLEPLERGFGHTLGNALRRILLSSMPGCAVTEVEIDGVLHEYSAKEGVQEDIIEILLNLKGLAVTLEGKDEVFLTLTKSGVGPVTAADIQHDGDVTIANPDHVICNLTTNNSEISMRIRVERGRGYVPASSRLSSDDDERPIGRLLLDASFSPVERIAYSVESARVEQRTDLDKLIIDMETNGTLDPEEAIRRASTILAEQLDAFVDLRDVTEPEEKEEKPEFDPILLRPVDDLELTVRSANCLKAEQIQYIGDLVQRTEVELLKTPNLGKKSLTEIKDVLASRGLSLGMRLENWPPASLAE; encoded by the coding sequence ATGCAGGGTTCTGTTACAGAATTTCTAAAACCAAGGTTAGTCGATATCGACGCTATCAACCCAACGCGTTCTAAAGTAGTTTTAGAACCACTCGAGCGTGGCTTTGGTCACACTTTGGGTAATGCCTTACGCCGTATACTGTTATCATCTATGCCTGGATGTGCAGTAACTGAAGTTGAAATCGACGGTGTATTGCATGAGTACAGCGCGAAAGAAGGCGTACAAGAAGACATCATTGAAATACTACTAAACCTTAAAGGTCTAGCGGTAACGTTAGAAGGCAAAGATGAAGTTTTTCTGACCCTGACTAAATCTGGTGTAGGCCCTGTGACTGCGGCAGATATTCAGCACGATGGCGATGTAACAATTGCTAACCCAGATCATGTTATTTGTAATTTAACAACAAATAACAGCGAGATCAGCATGCGTATTCGTGTTGAGCGTGGTCGTGGTTATGTGCCGGCATCTAGTCGTTTATCCTCTGATGACGATGAGCGTCCAATTGGTCGATTGCTGCTTGATGCATCATTCAGCCCAGTTGAACGTATTGCGTACTCGGTTGAATCAGCCCGTGTTGAGCAACGTACAGACTTAGACAAGTTAATCATTGATATGGAAACAAACGGCACTTTAGATCCTGAAGAAGCGATCCGCCGTGCGTCTACTATCTTAGCTGAGCAATTAGATGCATTCGTAGATTTACGTGATGTAACTGAGCCAGAAGAGAAAGAAGAGAAGCCAGAATTCGATCCTATTCTACTTCGTCCAGTTGATGATCTTGAATTAACAGTACGTTCAGCAAACTGTTTGAAAGCCGAGCAAATTCAATATATCGGTGATTTAGTTCAGCGCACTGAAGTTGAGCTTCTTAAAACGCCTAATCTAGGTAAGAAGTCTCTAACTGAAATAAAAGACGTGCTAGCTTCACGTGGTCTTTCTCTAGGCATGCGCCTAGAAAATTGGCCGCCTGCAAGCCTAGCTGAATAA
- the rpsD gene encoding 30S ribosomal protein S4, with protein sequence MARYLGPKLKLSRREGTDLFLKSGVRAIDSKCKLETAPGQHGARKGRLSDYGLQLREKQKVRRIYGVLEKQFRNYYKEAARLKGNTGENLLQLLEQRLDNVVYRMGFASTRAEARQLVSHKAILVNGRVVNIPSYVITPEDTVVIREKSKTQARIIAALELAEQREKPTWVEVDGKKLEGSFKRLPERSDLSADINEQLIVELYSK encoded by the coding sequence ATGGCAAGATATTTGGGCCCTAAGCTCAAGCTGAGTCGTCGTGAAGGTACTGACCTGTTCCTTAAGAGCGGCGTAAGAGCTATCGACTCTAAGTGTAAACTTGAGACTGCACCTGGTCAGCACGGCGCTCGTAAAGGACGCTTATCTGATTACGGTTTACAATTACGTGAAAAGCAAAAAGTACGTCGTATTTACGGTGTATTAGAAAAGCAATTCCGTAACTACTACAAAGAAGCTGCTCGCCTTAAAGGCAACACAGGTGAAAACTTGTTACAGCTTTTAGAGCAACGTTTAGACAATGTTGTATATCGCATGGGTTTTGCTAGCACACGCGCTGAAGCACGTCAGTTAGTAAGCCACAAAGCGATTCTAGTTAATGGTCGTGTTGTGAATATTCCTTCATACGTAATTACTCCAGAAGATACTGTTGTAATCCGTGAGAAGTCTAAAACACAAGCACGTATCATCGCTGCTCTAGAGTTGGCTGAGCAACGTGAAAAGCCGACTTGGGTTGAAGTTGACGGTAAGAAATTGGAAGGTAGCTTCAAGCGCCTACCTGAGCGTTCAGATCTGTCTGCGGACATTAATGAACAACTAATCGTCGAACTTTACTCTAAGTAA
- the rpsK gene encoding 30S ribosomal protein S11, giving the protein MAKTPIRRKKVKKQVADGMAHVHASFNNTIVTITDRQGNALSWATAGGSGFRGSRKSTPFAAQVAAERAGTAAQEYGLKNLEVFIKGPGPGRESAVRALNAAGYRITNITDVTPIPHNGCRPPKKRRV; this is encoded by the coding sequence ATGGCTAAGACACCAATTCGTCGTAAAAAGGTTAAAAAGCAAGTTGCTGATGGTATGGCTCATGTTCATGCGTCTTTCAACAACACTATTGTAACGATTACCGACCGTCAAGGTAATGCACTATCATGGGCTACTGCCGGTGGTTCAGGTTTCCGTGGTTCACGTAAATCTACTCCATTCGCTGCTCAGGTTGCTGCAGAGCGTGCAGGTACTGCTGCTCAAGAATACGGTTTAAAAAATCTAGAAGTTTTCATCAAAGGTCCAGGTCCAGGTCGTGAATCTGCTGTACGTGCTTTGAATGCTGCTGGTTACCGTATCACCAACATTACTGACGTGACGCCAATACCACATAATGGTTGTCGTCCACCGAAGAAACGTCGCGTTTAA
- the rpsM gene encoding 30S ribosomal protein S13, with protein sequence MARIAGINVPDHKHAVIGLTAIYGIGKTRSKAILEATGIAETTKIGELSDETLDVLREAVGKYTVEGDLRREVTLNIKRLMDLGCFRGLRHRRSLPLRGQRTKTNARTRKGPRKPIKR encoded by the coding sequence GTGGCCCGTATCGCTGGCATTAACGTCCCTGATCATAAACATGCAGTTATTGGTTTAACAGCTATTTATGGCATAGGTAAGACTCGCTCTAAGGCTATCTTAGAAGCGACTGGTATCGCCGAGACCACAAAAATCGGTGAACTTTCAGACGAAACACTTGACGTACTGCGTGAAGCAGTTGGCAAGTACACTGTAGAAGGTGACCTTCGTCGTGAAGTTACTTTGAATATCAAGCGCCTTATGGACCTTGGTTGTTTCCGTGGCCTACGTCACCGTCGCTCTTTACCACTTCGTGGTCAAAGAACAAAGACTAACGCGCGTACCCGTAAGGGTCCTCGTAAGCCTATTAAGCGATAA
- the rpmJ gene encoding 50S ribosomal protein L36, protein MKVRASVKKICRNCKVIKRAGVVRVICSEPKHKQRQG, encoded by the coding sequence ATGAAAGTACGTGCTTCCGTTAAGAAAATATGCCGTAACTGTAAAGTTATTAAACGTGCTGGTGTAGTACGCGTAATTTGCAGTGAGCCTAAGCATAAGCAAAGGCAAGGCTAA
- the secY gene encoding preprotein translocase subunit SecY: MAKPGQDTQSAQGGLSELKRRLLFVLGAIIIYRLGSFVPIPGIDAAVLADFFEQQKGTIVEMFNMFSGGALERASVLALGIMPYISASIITQLLTHMYPPFIELKKEGEQGRKKISQYTRYGTLVLATIQSIGIATSLPGMMNGLVVNPGMGFYFTAVVSLVTGTMFLMWLGEQITERGIGNGISVLIFVGIVANLPSAIGSTAEMARQGDLNVFVLLMVAVIVFAVTYLVVFFERGQRRIVVNYAKRQQGRQVFAAQSTHLPLKVNMAGVIPPIFASSIILFPGTIASWFGQGEGPVADVLQAIATTLTPGQPLYAMVLAAAIIFFCFFYTALVFNPRETADNLKKSGAFIPGIRPGEQTSKYIDKVMTRLTLAGALYITFICLVPEFMTMAWQTPFYFGGTSILIIVVVIMDFMAQVQTHLMSHQYDSVLKKANLKGYGR, from the coding sequence ATGGCTAAACCAGGTCAAGATACACAAAGTGCACAAGGTGGACTTTCGGAATTGAAGCGCCGATTACTCTTCGTATTGGGTGCTATCATAATTTACCGTCTAGGTTCATTTGTGCCGATCCCTGGGATTGACGCCGCTGTACTTGCCGATTTCTTCGAGCAACAAAAGGGCACCATTGTTGAGATGTTCAACATGTTTAGCGGTGGTGCGCTTGAGCGAGCTTCAGTGTTAGCACTGGGTATCATGCCGTATATCTCGGCTTCGATTATTACGCAACTATTAACGCATATGTATCCGCCGTTTATAGAGCTTAAGAAAGAAGGTGAGCAAGGGCGTAAAAAGATAAGCCAGTACACACGCTACGGCACGCTTGTGCTTGCTACTATCCAATCAATCGGTATTGCCACAAGCTTACCGGGCATGATGAACGGGTTAGTTGTTAACCCAGGTATGGGATTCTATTTCACCGCAGTGGTGAGTTTAGTAACCGGTACTATGTTCCTTATGTGGTTGGGCGAACAGATAACAGAACGTGGTATCGGTAACGGTATCTCAGTTCTAATATTTGTTGGTATTGTAGCTAACCTGCCGTCTGCTATTGGTTCGACAGCCGAAATGGCGCGCCAAGGTGATTTGAATGTTTTTGTACTGTTGATGGTTGCGGTTATAGTATTCGCTGTTACTTATCTTGTTGTATTCTTTGAACGTGGTCAACGACGTATTGTTGTTAACTACGCCAAACGTCAACAAGGTCGTCAAGTATTTGCTGCTCAAAGCACGCATTTACCTCTGAAAGTAAATATGGCGGGTGTTATTCCACCAATCTTCGCTAGCAGTATAATTCTGTTCCCTGGTACAATTGCAAGCTGGTTCGGCCAGGGTGAAGGTCCGGTTGCTGATGTGCTACAAGCAATTGCTACAACGTTGACTCCAGGTCAGCCTTTGTATGCAATGGTTTTAGCTGCGGCTATCATCTTCTTCTGCTTTTTCTACACAGCGTTGGTTTTTAACCCGCGTGAAACAGCAGACAACCTGAAAAAATCTGGCGCATTTATCCCAGGTATTCGTCCAGGTGAGCAGACATCTAAATACATTGATAAAGTGATGACACGCCTGACATTGGCAGGTGCTTTGTATATAACCTTTATCTGTCTGGTGCCCGAATTCATGACTATGGCATGGCAAACGCCATTCTATTTCGGCGGTACATCAATTTTGATTATCGTTGTTGTAATCATGGACTTTATGGCACAAGTACAGACGCATCTGATGTCACATCAGTATGATTCTGTGCTGAAAAAAGCGAACCTTAAAGGCTACGGTCGATAA
- the rplO gene encoding 50S ribosomal protein L15, with protein sequence MHLNTLSPAAGSKTAPKRVGRGIGSGLGKTGGRGHKGQKSRSGGKVRVGFEGGQMPMQRRLPKFGFTSRKSLVSAEINLYEIAKVEGDVVDLSALQAAGLVKKNVQFVKVVKSGEVSRAVTVKGLKASKGAREAIEAAGGKVED encoded by the coding sequence ATGCATTTGAATACACTTTCACCTGCTGCAGGTTCAAAAACTGCTCCAAAACGTGTTGGTCGTGGTATCGGTTCTGGTCTTGGTAAGACTGGTGGCCGTGGTCACAAAGGTCAAAAATCACGTTCTGGCGGTAAAGTACGCGTTGGTTTTGAAGGCGGTCAAATGCCTATGCAACGTCGTCTACCTAAGTTCGGTTTCACTTCTCGCAAATCTTTAGTATCTGCAGAAATTAACCTATACGAAATCGCTAAAGTTGAAGGCGATGTGGTAGACCTAAGCGCGTTACAAGCAGCTGGTCTAGTTAAAAAGAACGTTCAGTTCGTTAAAGTTGTTAAATCTGGCGAAGTTTCACGCGCTGTTACCGTTAAAGGCCTTAAGGCTTCTAAAGGTGCACGCGAAGCTATCGAAGCTGCCGGAGGCAAGGTAGAAGACTAA
- the rpmD gene encoding 50S ribosomal protein L30: MANKTVKVTQVKSSIGRLPKHKATLRGLGLRRINHTVELEDTACVRGMINQVYYMVKVEG; this comes from the coding sequence ATGGCTAATAAAACTGTAAAAGTAACACAAGTAAAAAGCTCTATCGGTCGTTTACCGAAGCATAAAGCTACATTACGCGGTCTTGGTTTACGTCGTATCAATCACACTGTTGAGTTAGAAGACACAGCATGTGTGCGTGGTATGATCAACCAGGTTTATTACATGGTTAAGGTAGAGGGGTAA
- the rpsE gene encoding 30S ribosomal protein S5 → MANVEAKQQQPDLAEKLIAVNRVSKVVKGGRIFSFTALTVVGDGAGKVGFGYGKAREVPAAIQKAMEKARRNMINVDLNGNTLQHPVKGRHAGSQVFMKPASEGTGIIAGGAMRAVLEVTGVQNVLSKCYGSTNPINVVRATISALENMNSPQSIAAKRGLRVDEILG, encoded by the coding sequence ATGGCTAACGTAGAAGCAAAGCAACAACAGCCTGATTTAGCTGAAAAGCTAATCGCGGTGAACCGTGTGTCTAAAGTAGTTAAAGGTGGTCGTATCTTTAGCTTTACTGCACTAACTGTAGTTGGTGATGGCGCAGGTAAAGTAGGTTTCGGTTATGGTAAAGCACGTGAAGTTCCAGCTGCTATTCAAAAAGCAATGGAAAAAGCACGTCGTAACATGATCAACGTAGACCTAAATGGCAACACATTACAGCATCCTGTTAAAGGACGTCATGCTGGCTCACAAGTGTTTATGAAACCAGCATCTGAAGGTACTGGTATCATTGCAGGTGGTGCTATGCGTGCAGTACTTGAAGTGACTGGTGTGCAGAACGTACTTTCTAAATGTTACGGTTCTACTAACCCGATCAACGTTGTACGTGCAACGATCTCAGCTCTTGAGAACATGAATTCTCCTCAGTCGATCGCTGCAAAACGTGGTCTTCGAGTAGATGAGATTTTGGGGTAA
- the rplR gene encoding 50S ribosomal protein L18, translated as MDKKTARLRRAKRTRRNYIEQGTTRLVIHRTPRHIYAQVVNAEGNVLAAASTVEKAISETVKGTGNVAAAQAVGKAVAERAADKGIEKIAFDRSGFKYHGRVKALADAAREAGLQF; from the coding sequence ATGGATAAAAAAACAGCTCGTCTACGTCGTGCTAAACGCACTCGTAGAAATTATATTGAACAAGGCACAACGCGTCTTGTTATCCACCGCACGCCACGTCACATTTACGCTCAAGTTGTAAACGCTGAGGGTAATGTACTGGCTGCTGCTTCTACTGTTGAGAAAGCTATTAGCGAAACAGTTAAAGGCACAGGCAACGTTGCAGCTGCACAAGCAGTTGGTAAAGCGGTTGCTGAACGTGCGGCTGACAAAGGCATCGAAAAGATTGCTTTTGATCGCAGTGGCTTTAAATATCACGGCCGTGTGAAGGCGCTAGCTGATGCTGCGCGTGAAGCCGGTTTGCAATTCTAG
- the rplF gene encoding 50S ribosomal protein L6 → MSRIAKAPINVPAGVEVTLKGQEITVKGKNGELTRTINNAVEVQVNDNVITTLPREGVANAWAQAGTARALINNMVVGTHEGYEKKLQLVGVGYRAAAKGKVLDLTLGFSHPVNFAVPEGITIETPSQTEVLVKGVDKQLVGQTAANIRAYRKPEPYKGKGVRYSDENVRRKEAKKK, encoded by the coding sequence ATGTCTCGCATAGCAAAGGCACCAATAAACGTTCCTGCCGGTGTAGAAGTTACATTAAAAGGCCAGGAAATCACAGTTAAAGGCAAAAACGGTGAACTTACTCGTACTATCAACAATGCTGTTGAAGTACAAGTTAACGACAACGTTATTACAACTTTACCTCGTGAAGGCGTAGCCAATGCATGGGCACAAGCAGGTACTGCTCGCGCTCTAATCAACAACATGGTTGTTGGTACGCATGAAGGTTACGAGAAGAAACTTCAGTTAGTAGGTGTTGGTTACCGTGCTGCAGCTAAGGGCAAAGTTTTAGACTTAACTCTTGGTTTCTCGCACCCAGTTAATTTCGCAGTTCCTGAAGGAATTACGATTGAAACTCCAAGCCAAACAGAAGTTCTAGTTAAGGGCGTAGACAAGCAGTTAGTTGGTCAAACAGCTGCTAACATTCGTGCATACCGTAAACCTGAGCCTTATAAAGGTAAAGGTGTTCGTTATTCAGATGAGAATGTACGCCGTAAAGAGGCTAAGAAGAAGTAA
- the rpsH gene encoding 30S ribosomal protein S8, translating into MSLQDPIADLFTRIRNGQSAKKVSVTMPNSKLKVAVANVLKNEGYIADFAVSGDVKPELSIELKYFEGKAVIENIQRVSRPGLRIYKRRDELPKVMGGLGIAIVSTSKGLMTDRAARSAGVGGEIIGFVA; encoded by the coding sequence ATGAGCTTGCAAGATCCTATCGCGGATTTATTTACACGAATCCGTAACGGTCAGTCAGCGAAGAAAGTATCTGTAACGATGCCTAATTCGAAACTGAAAGTAGCAGTAGCTAATGTATTAAAAAATGAAGGTTACATCGCAGACTTCGCAGTAAGTGGTGATGTTAAACCTGAGCTTTCTATCGAGTTAAAGTACTTCGAAGGCAAAGCTGTTATTGAAAATATCCAGCGTGTAAGTCGCCCTGGTCTACGTATCTATAAGAGACGTGACGAATTACCGAAGGTAATGGGTGGTTTAGGTATCGCTATCGTATCAACTTCTAAAGGCCTAATGACAGACCGCGCAGCACGTAGTGCAGGCGTTGGTGGTGAAATCATTGGTTTTGTAGCTTAA
- the rpsN gene encoding 30S ribosomal protein S14, translating to MAKNSMKAREAKRTKLVAQYAEKRAALKAIISDVNTSEDDRWDAVLKLQALPRDSSPARQRNRCNITGRPHGFLRKFGMSRIKVREAAMRGEIPGLKKASW from the coding sequence ATGGCAAAGAATTCTATGAAAGCGCGCGAAGCAAAGCGCACTAAACTAGTTGCTCAGTACGCTGAAAAGCGTGCAGCACTAAAAGCTATCATCAGTGATGTTAATACATCTGAAGATGATCGTTGGGACGCGGTACTTAAGCTACAAGCTTTACCTCGTGATTCTAGCCCTGCACGTCAACGTAATCGTTGTAACATTACGGGCCGCCCACATGGTTTCCTTCGCAAATTCGGCATGAGCCGTATTAAAGTTCGCGAAGCAGCTATGCGCGGTGAAATTCCTGGCCTTAAAAAGGCTAGCTGGTAA